The sequence below is a genomic window from Montipora capricornis isolate CH-2021 chromosome 14, ASM3666992v2, whole genome shotgun sequence.
gttgtgcctaatgcttgttttcttttaaaactcattcggttcaagaaaaattattgccaaagtggagaattgcaaagtaaatttcactggaaaaaccgatgtcgcactcattgcttcgtgattcatgcgatatcggtttgtagcgtaaaatttaccgtggaagtcaTTAGTTAGTTTTAGCTTCTGATTGTGGGCGTCACGCAGGTGTTTTCCAATAGCAGAGTGCTTGTGTTCCTCAATGCGTTGGAAAAGGTGTCGCCAAGTATAGCCAACATAATtcgcatcacacagatcacatttgaatttatagacaacgcattgttgatttATTAACGGTGGTTTGGCCTCTGCTACTTTCATGTCGTCGGCAATTTTCTTGCTCGTAAACACTGGGCGCAGATcgctgtttattttcttttcaagatCGGACAGCTGTCTTCGTACAACGTCGGCTGATCTTTGATCCTTGAACGGCAGAATAATTCGAACGGGGGCATTTGCTTGAACATCGCCAACTTGCGGTTGATTTCGCGACTCAGTGAATCTAGTTATTGTGGAATTAGTAAGATTCTCTGGGTACTTCAGTTTTAAGAAGATCCCTTTCATGTTGTCCCATTCTTCAGCAACTAGATCAGGTGAGGATGATAGACAGTGGGCTCGGTTCAACATGGTCATTAGAAGAGATCGTTTGTAACGGGCATCAACGTGGCTTTGACAGTGGAGAAGTAGGCCTTTATTTATAGTTTTCCTGTAGACACATGTTTTCAGCTGTTTCCCAATCTTAATGAGTTCCATTCCGATGAAAGGTAGTTCGTTGTTGTTTGCAACTTCCATCGTGAAGTGTGCTTCGTTTAATGTTGTCAAGAAAGCCGTAGCAGTTGGACTATCTTTTACCGCGGCTAAGATGTCATCCACGTGTTTCTTATAAAAAGAAGGTAACTTATCCTCGCTTTCTAGTTTCTCCTCGATCGAACACATAAATGTGTTCGCCATGAGTGGCCCTAGGGGTGACCCCATCGCTACTCCATCAATTTGTTCATAAAGACTGCCGTTGAATTAAAACGGTTGATGTTTTGGAAATGTCGGGGGAAATTTGAATGCTTAATTTACGAAATGCTCTTTCTCCAAGAAAAGAAACCTGAGCCGAACACTCAATCTGTCTCAATCAAAGCAGAACTATTTATTATCTATTTGTTACCCTCTAGGTTCCACGTTTGTAGTGTTTTTAATTACATGCAACGAGATTTTCACACACCTTCTTAGTATTTAAAGGACTCACAAGAATCTGACTTTTAGTTTATAGTTTTtacgaatttgaaaat
It includes:
- the LOC138033351 gene encoding uncharacterized protein, which encodes MGSPLGPLMANTFMCSIEEKLESEDKLPSFYKKHVDDILAAVKDSPTATAFLTTLNEAHFTMEVANNNELPFIGMELIKIGKQLKTCVYRKTINKGLLLHCQSHVDARYKRSLLMTMLNRAHCLSSSPDLVAEEWDNMKGIFLKLKYPENLTNSTITRFTESRNQPQVGDVQANAPVRIILPFKDQRSADVVRRQLSDLEKKINSDLRPVFTSKKIADDMKVAEAKPPLINQQCVVYKFKCDLCDANYVGYTWRHLFQRIEEHKHSAIGKHLRDAHNQKLKLTNDFHGIHKFSWKLWCETEGYQLDPLEFGHDRL